The sequence TTTGCAGAAACCGCCACTGACTTAAAAGTTTCCAATTATTGCTCGTGGGGAGGGGGTTGTTTGAGATGTGGCTCCCTTTATCCAGGGCTTCTGTGACCTCCATCTTTTTCCTCTGCAGCCTTCATCCCCCGTGGAGTCTACCCCCAAGCCCCTCTCCTCTTCCCAATTCTTGTCACCTTCGAGGAGGCCATGGAAACCCCAACATCTTTGCCGCCTGTACCCGCTTCCCCGACCTGCAACCCAGCCCCACGGACAATCCAGATCGAGTTCCCGCAGCATAGCTCATCGCTGCTGGAATCTCTGAACCGTCACAGGCTAGAGGGAAAGTTCTGTGATGTGTCCCTGCTGGTGCAGGGCCGGGAACTTAGGGCTCATAAAGCAGTGTTGGCTGCTGCCTCTCCTTACTTCCATGACAAGCTGCTTCTGGGGGATGCGCCTCGTCTCACTCTACCGAGTGTCATTGAAGCCGATGCCTTCGAGGGGCTGCTCCAGCTCATTTATTCAGGGCGTCTCCGCCTGCCACTGGATGCTCTTCCTGCTCATCTCCTTGTGGCCAGTGGCCTTCAAATGTGGCAAGTAGTAGATCAGTGCTCAGAAATTCTTAGAGAATTAGAAACCTCAGGTGGTGGAATTTCAGCCCGTGGAGGAAACTCCTACCATGCTCTTCTTTCCACTACATCCTCTACAGGAGGCTGGTGCATTCGCTCTTCGCCTTTGCAGACCCCAGTACAGTCCTCTGCTTCCACTGAAAGCCCTGCTTCCACTGAGAGCCctgtgggaggggagggaagtgAACTGGGAGAAGTGCTGCAAATTCAggtggaagaagaagaggaggaggaagaagatgatgatgaggACCAGGGGTCAGCCACACTCTCTCAGACTCCTCAGCCCCAGAGAGTATCAGGGGTTTTTCCCCGTCCTCATGGACCCCACCCACTGCCCATGACTGCTACTCCCCGAAAGCTTCCAGAGGGTGAGAGTGTACCACTTGAGCTTCCTGCCCCTCCTGCATTGCCCCCCAAAATCTTCTACATTAAGCAGGAACCCTTCGAGCCTAAGGAGGAGATATCAGGAAGTGGAACTCAGCCTGGAGGAGCAAAGGAGGAAACCAAAGTGTTTTCTGGAGGGGACACTGAAGGGAATGGGGAGCTAGGGTTCTTGTTGCCTTCAGGGGCAGGGCCAACATCTGGGGGAGGGGGTCCATCCTGGAAACCAGTGGATCTTCATGGTAATGAAATCCTATCAGGGGGTGGAGGACCTGGGGGAGCAGGCCAGGCCGTGCATGGGCCTGTGAAGCTAGGGGGGACACCCCCTGCAGATGGAAAacgctttggttgcctgtgtggGAAGCGGTTTGCAGTGAAGCCAAAGCGTGACCGGCACATCATGCTGACCTTCAGCCTTCGGCCTTTTGGCTGTGGCATCTGCAACAAGCGCTTCAAGCTGAAGCACCATCTGACAGAGCACATGAAGACCCATGCTGGAGCCCTGCATGCTTGTCCCCACTGTGGCCGTCGGTTCCGAGTCCATGCCTGTTTTCTCCGCCACCGGGACCTATGCAAGGGCCAGGGCTGGGCCACTGCCCACTGGACTTACAAGTGACTGCTGAGGCTATACACTAGCTTCTAGAACAAGATAACCACTGCTGCTGATGGATACTTTTCCCTCACTGACATGGCACACCAGTCATGGATCTTGTAGTCATGCCAAGAGAATAGATACATTATGGACCTCTTGTTCTTAGATATGGGCCTCTCAGCCTGGCAGATGTGGAAACTCAAATTTCTCGTCCCACTCCAGGTTTTGGCTAGCCAACCCTGCAGGAAAGTGGTTTATAGGCCATTCATACTTAAGTTGATCACTTGCCCATGGTGGACATTTTTGTAGTGGTGATGTCCATTAAGGAAACCAGATTGTCAATTATTTAGTGAGAGAAGAGTTAGAGCACAAGACAGTGGTAAATGTTTTATTCCGTCTCCATGAGGAATTGAAGGAGTTGGTCTCCACCTAGAAATACATTTGATTTACAGCTTAAGTAATTCAGAGGCTAAGCTCTAAGCTTTTTTCTCTCATTGCTGGAATGATTTAAGCAGAAGTCCTTTTGtgtacttttaaaattgtatctttcCAGGAGCCCCTCAGATTGTACCTTGCTTTCTCACCAATAGACACCTTCCCAACACTTTTTTAATGTTGTAGTTGAGCACTTTAACAAGTTgagcattccatgtttcattcttaGAACCTTCTTTAATAGAGGGTATTCTCTCAACAGCCTGTGCCTCTGGTCTACCTTTGACCACCACTGATAACTAATATATTGGTCACAATGACTGGAATGTGACTAGTGATCTCAGGAGATGGCACTGTCCTAAAGTGCTCTCAGGGTGGCACCACTGCTCTCTGAACAAGTTGCCTTGGTCAGAGGGACTCAGGTTTGGGACAGCACAAGCTGAAGGCTGGAGAGTAACTTGCATAGTAGGACCATACCTCTTCCTTTCCCATCCCACCCACATATGATAGACAGCCCCTCTGTTGAGATATGGAGGGGATAGATATTGGAATTGGGGGTGGGATTTGcagttacttaaaattttttaataaactgtGCCCTGAAACCTAAACTGACAATGGACTGGATTGAGTAATTTGTGTGGGAGAGAATGTGAGAATGGAGCTGCAGAGCCTTGGATGTGTTCCTTAGGTGGCTAGGTTATGTTGATGGGGAAGGAATGGGATGGTATCACACTGGTGCCAAGAACACTGTTCTGGACTTAGGCCCTGACCTGCTACTTAATAACTTTCAGTAGGttgccttacttttttttttttttttttgagatagagtgtcactcttgcccaggctggagtgcagtggtggcacaatcgcgtgctcactgcaacctctgcctcccaggtccaagtgattctgcctcagcctcctgagtagctggggttatcaggcacccgccaccctgcctggctaagttttttgtatttttagtagagatggggtttcactgtgttagccaggatggtctcgatctcctgacctcatgatccgcctgcctcggcctcccaaagtgctgggattacaggcaggagccactgcgctcggcctgcCTTACCTTTTAAAATCTGAACCAGTACTTTTTTTGGTAGGGTGGTGTGGAACACCTAACtggttctgttttcctttttaaaagaggTTGGTTCacattatctttttattattatttattttttgagatggagtcttgctctgtcgcctaggctggagtacagtggcgtgatcttggctcactgcaacctttgccacctgggttcaagcaattctcctgcctaagcctcccaagtagctgggactacaggcgtgtgctaccacgcctggctaattttgtatttttaagagagatggggttttaccatgttggccagtctggtcttgaactcctgacctcaggtgatccacccacctgggcctcccaaagtgctgggattacagggctgagccactgcacccagtcttattattttagagacaaggtctcactatgttgcccaggctggtctcgaactcccgagctcaagtgatacttctgcttcagccgcccaaagtgctgggattccaggcatgagccaccgcacctggctggttCACATGATCTTTATAATATTCCCCAACTTCCTGTATTCTGTATGTTTGGTTGGTTGTTCTACAAACATTCAGTGCAAAGCACTATGCTAGACCCTGATTAATACACTGCCCTTAAAGGGTTCACAGGTATTACCAAAGATAGACAAGCCATTACAACGTGATAGGATAAGTTGATGATAGTGGGCGGTACAAACTGCTTGAATGGCAC is a genomic window of Pongo pygmaeus isolate AG05252 chromosome 5, NHGRI_mPonPyg2-v2.0_pri, whole genome shotgun sequence containing:
- the ZBTB9 gene encoding zinc finger and BTB domain-containing protein 9 is translated as METPTSLPPVPASPTCNPAPRTIQIEFPQHSSSLLESLNRHRLEGKFCDVSLLVQGRELRAHKAVLAAASPYFHDKLLLGDAPRLTLPSVIEADAFEGLLQLIYSGRLRLPLDALPAHLLVASGLQMWQVVDQCSEILRELETSGGGISARGGNSYHALLSTTSSTGGWCIRSSPLQTPVQSSASTESPASTESPVGGEGSELGEVLQIQVEEEEEEEEDDDEDQGSATLSQTPQPQRVSGVFPRPHGPHPLPMTATPRKLPEGESVPLELPAPPALPPKIFYIKQEPFEPKEEISGSGTQPGGAKEETKVFSGGDTEGNGELGFLLPSGAGPTSGGGGPSWKPVDLHGNEILSGGGGPGGAGQAVHGPVKLGGTPPADGKRFGCLCGKRFAVKPKRDRHIMLTFSLRPFGCGICNKRFKLKHHLTEHMKTHAGALHACPHCGRRFRVHACFLRHRDLCKGQGWATAHWTYK